The Oceanispirochaeta sp. genome segment GGCATCCGAATCATTGAATGCTTCACCGATAGACATATGAGCCATAGCATCAAAGAATCCGGAATAAGCTGATACATCCCCATAGCCCCGTCCCATCCAGGTATTGATAGGGAACATGGCAAAACAGATAATGATCAGGAGAAAAATGGGGACCAGCATATCATAGGGTTTAGCCCCATCCAAAAATTTCTCTTCAAATTTTTCCTCTACCTGACCAGATACGGCTCCATATTTTTCTTCATCAAAAAGACCGAGCCCCTTCTCTGCCCTGTGTTCAGAATGGAGCATGGGTCCGAAGTCTTTTTTGGTGATGGTAATGAATCCGACCATGATGACCGCAAAAATGGCATAGAAGTTAAAAGGGATCACCCTGATAAAGTAACCCATTTCACTGATACCCAGGGAAGAAAAACCATCAGACTCTTTAATCACGGACATGACATACACGACCCAGGTGGATATGGGTGCCATGATGACCACTGGTGCAGCTGTGGAGTCCAGAACATAGGCCAGTTTGGCACGGGACACCTTCTTTTCATCCGTCAATGGCTTCATGACTGTACCAATGGTCAGTGAATTGAAGTAGTCATCGATGAAGATGAATATACCAAAAAACCAGGACAATAGAAGAGCGCCTCTCTTTGTTTTGATTCTTTTAGAGGCCCAGTGACCGAAGGCATAGGCCGATCCTGTCTTCGAAAGTATGCCTACGAGAACTCCCATGAGAGCTGTAAACAGAAAAATCCTAAGATTCCATCCGTCATTCAGAGAGTTAGCCAGGAGGTCGCTTAAACCGGTGAGGGCAATAAAGGGATTCCCTCCAGCAATCAGGAGTGTTCCTGAAAGGATACCCATAAACAGGGAAATAATCACATCC includes the following:
- a CDS encoding Na+/H+ antiporter NhaC family protein encodes the protein METFGIWGLIPPLLTVVLALMTKDVIISLFMGILSGTLLIAGGNPFIALTGLSDLLANSLNDGWNLRIFLFTALMGVLVGILSKTGSAYAFGHWASKRIKTKRGALLLSWFFGIFIFIDDYFNSLTIGTVMKPLTDEKKVSRAKLAYVLDSTAAPVVIMAPISTWVVYVMSVIKESDGFSSLGISEMGYFIRVIPFNFYAIFAVIMVGFITITKKDFGPMLHSEHRAEKGLGLFDEEKYGAVSGQVEEKFEEKFLDGAKPYDMLVPIFLLIIICFAMFPINTWMGRGYGDVSAYSGFFDAMAHMSIGEAFNDSDASTAMMDATIITLLITYVYFMLRRRLTIKTAGEAIVEGFKSMVPALMILVMAWALGSLIKSSPADGGLGLTTYLSNVIVNGGFPLALLPVVVFVIACILSFSTGTSWGTFAIMIPLTMPIAVGLGEAAGMSGAALMSATLVPIGAILGGAIFGDHSSPISDTTVLSSTGAGVPHLEHVATQVPYAVFVAISALFGHLTSGITHSALAGLLVTAIIFVTGLYLLSRFWGDKEE